In Pseudoclavibacter sp. Marseille-Q3772, the sequence GCGCGACCGTCCCGAAAGCGATGCGCGAATCGCATCCTCCGCATCCCGAATCTCGCGCTCGCCGGGCAAGAATACGAGCACATCGCCGTCCGGTTCGGCTTCGAGTTCGCGCAGTGCTGCGACGATGCCCTCATACAGATCGCGTTCCGGTGCTTGGGATGGACCCTCGGCTGCGTCGTCGGTATCGGGCACGAGCGGTCGGTAGCGCACCTCGACCGGGAAGGTGCGTCCGGAAACTTCGATGATGGGCGCGCCCTCGAAGTGCGCGGAGAATGATTCCGGGTCGATCGTTGCCGAGGTGATGATGACCTTGAGATCGGGGCGCTTGGGCAATAAGCGCTTGAGGTAACCGAGGAGGAAGTCGATATTGAGTGAGCGCTCGTGTGCCTCATCAATGATGATGGTGTCGTAGCGGCGCAGCAATCGGTCCCGGCGAAGCTCGGCAAGCAGAATTCCGTCGGTCATCAGTTTGATCTGCGTGTGCTCGTTTGAGTGGTCCGTGAATCGAACCTGGTAGCCGACCCGGTCGCCAACTTCGCTGCCGAGCTCTGCGGCAACGCGCTCAGCGATCGTGCGCGCGGCGATCCGGCGGGGCTGGGTGTGCCCGATCGCGGTGCGGCCAAGGTCGAGGCAGATTTTCGGCAGCTGCGTGGTTTTTCCCGACCCCGTCTCGCCAGCAACAATCACCACCTGATGAGCCCGGATCGCGGCAGTGATTTCATCGCGTCGCTGCGACACGGGCAGGTGCTCAGGGAACTGGATGGAGTTGGTCGACATGACAGAGAAAGTTTACGCAGATCGGGGTCGCGAGACGTGAAACGAGCGATCGGGTGACCGGTTCCACCGACACGATGATGTTGAGATTTCGAGTACAACGTCGCGGCGATTTTCCCCGGATGCACTGCAATAGGTACCGCGAGACCATACGATGGTCGAGTGCCAGCCACGACAACTAGCCAAACTGCCCCGCGCGTGACCGCGGCTTCGAGCCGTTCCGGTTCGCATCGATTAATGCCGCCGGTTGGCTCATGGCTGGATGATCTGTGGCAGCGCTGGACCGCCACCGATCGCGGACGTCAGCGAACTGAATGGGTCGTTGTCGGCTTCATCACGTTGATCGCCGCGCTGGTTCGATTCGTGCGGCTGGGGGAGCCCGGCCGGATCATCTTCGATGAGGTCTATTACGTTCTCGATGGGTGGACGCTTGCGAATCTCGGCTACGAATCCGAGTGGCCCGAGAACCAGGTGCAGTTATGGGAGTCGGGGCAGCACGATGCCTATACCGGTTCGCCCTCGTATGTCGTGCATCCACCGTTAGGTAAGTACCTGATCGGATGGGGGATACAGCTATTCGGCCCCGAGAACGTGTACGCATGGCGTATGGCGGTGGCGATATTCGGCACGCTGGCAATTCCGCTGTGCTACCTGGTCGGCAAACGGCTCTTCCGCTCGATTCCGATGGCAGCAATTCCCGCCGGATTCCTCGCGCTGGACGGCCACGCCATCGTTACCAGCCGCGTCTCCATCCTCGACATCATGGTGATGTTCTTTGCGCTGCTCGGGTTCTACTTCATCCTCATCGACCGTGACCGACAGCGCGAACAGATCCTTGCGTGGGCGCGCCAGTGGCGTATCAACGAACACGCCAAGGACCCTTCGGTGCCGCTGGGGTCCACTCCGAGTCCGTGGCGGTTCACCATTAATCGGCCACAGCAGCGCCCCACCGGGCCCGATTGGGGCCCCGTACTGTGGAATCGACCGTGGCTGCTGGCCGCGGCTGCGGCACTGGGCTGCTGCATCGCAGTCAAATGGTCTGGGCTGTACTTCCTAGCGTTCTTCTGTCTCTTCACCATCGGCGTGGATGCGGCCACCCGCAAGCAGGCGGGTGTCAACCTGTGGCTTTCGGGAGCGGTGCTGAAGCAGGGGCCGGTCTCATTCATCCTCACGGTGCCGATCGCCGCCGCGATCTACCTGCTCAGCTATGCCGGTTGGTTCATTACCGGAAAGGGCTACAACGGCATCGTGGCCACCGGCGCTTGGGATGGCTCAGGTTCGTTCGGTGAGTGGTTGCGGCTGACTCGCGAACACTTCTTCAGCTACCAGACACAGATCTACGAATTTCACTCGCGGCTCTCGGCGGGGCACGATTACAACTCCAGCCCGTGGGAGTGGCCATTCCTACTGAGACCGACCGCGTTCAGCTATTACGACATCGAACCGGGAACGTCTCCAGACTGTCCCACATACCACTGTGTCGAAGCGGTCACCTCGCTATCGAACCCGCTGATCTTCTGGCTGGGCACGATCTCGATCATGTTCCTGATCATGCTCATGTTCGTGAAGCCAGCGTGGCAGTATGCGGCAATTCTGGTCGGCTATTTCGCCGGCTACCTGCCGTGGTTGCTCACCGGCCGCACCTCGGTGTACCACTTCTATGTCATCGCCTGGCTGCCGTTCATGCTGCTCGCATCCGCATATGCCATCCAGACCATCGCCGGAAAACCCACTGATGACCGACGAATGAGAACAAGGAATATCAACATCGTGGTCGGGTTTATGGCCGCTGTTGTTGTCGTGTCAGCGTTCTTCTATCCGATCTGGACGGGGATGCGCATGCCGGAGTGGGTATTTAACCTGCACCACTGGCTGCCCGGTTGGAAGTAACCGATGCTCATCCTTGCCGGTACGCCGATCGGGAACCTCGCCGACGCCTCCCAACGCTTGCGGGAAACGCTCGAAAACGCATCCACGATTGCCTGCGAAGACACGCGCACGACCGCGAAGCTGCTGCAGTTATTGCAGATCGACAACCGGCCCCGGCTGATTGCCCTGCACGAACACAACGAAGCGGAAGCGGCCAGTGAAATCGCCCGCATCGCAGCCGAAGACGATGTCGTGCTGGTTTCGGATGCGGGCATGCCGGCGATTTCCGACCCGGGATTTCGCGTCGTGCGTGCATGCGCCGACACGGGAGTTACCGTAACCAGCGTGCCGGGTCCCACGGCGGTCATTACTGCGCTCGCGGTCTCCGGGCTGGCGACGGACCGCTTCACCTTCGATGGATTTGTGCCGCGCAAGCACGGCGAGCGGCAACAGTTGATCGAACGTCTCGGTCACGAGGAGCGAACCACCGTGCTGTACGAGTCGCCGCATCGAATCGCGACCACGCTCAGCGACTTCGCCGCAGCATGGCCCGACCGCGCGGTGGTTGTGTGTCGAGAACTCACCAAGTTGCATGAAGAAGTGGTGCGCGGTTCCTGCGCCGAACTGGCGCAGTGGGCCAGTGGCGGCGTGCGCGGTGAGATTGTGATTGTGCTTGCCGGGGCACAGCCCCAGCAGCTGGATGCCGACACAGCAGTTCAGCAGGTGCTCGAGTTGGTGCGTGCGGGCACTGCGCTGAAGGTCGCAGCCGGCAAGATCGCGCAACAAACCGGGATGCGCAAACGCGAACTGTATGAGGCATCGCTCGTCGCGCGATCGGCATCCGATGCTGGACCGGCAGCAACGTAGGCCGAATCATTACGCTGATGAACACGAGCACTCGCTGCGCTCGGTAGACTGACACGCATGGCATCCGGCGAATCGTTCTACGTCACCACCCCGATCTTCTACGTCAATGACGTACCGCACATCGGCCACGCCTACGCGCAGGTTGCGGCAGATGTGCTCGCGCGCTGGCATCGCCAGCGCGGTCAGGACTCGTGGTTCCTTACCGGTACCGACGAGCACGGTCAAAAGATCATGCGCTCAGCCGTGGCAAATAACATGACCCCGCGTGAGTGGGCAGACAAGCTCGTTGACGGTGCCTGGCGGCCGGTGCTTGAAACGCTCAACCTGTCGAACGACGACTTCATCCGCACGACCGAAGAGCGTCACGAAACATTCGTCGCGGACTTCTTAACCAAGCTCAACAACGACGGCTACATCTACGAGGATGAGTTCGAAGCGCTGTACTGCGTCGGTTGCGAAGAGTTCAAACCCGAATCCGAGATTATCGACGGCACCGGAGACTACGAGGGCAAGCAGGTATGTGCCATCCACTCTAAGCCGATGGAGCTGATGCGCGAACGCAACTACTTCTTCAAGCTCTCGGCTTTCCAAGACAAACTGCTGCAGTTCTACGAAGAGAACCCGAAATTCGTACAGCCAGAATCTGCACGCAACGAAGTAATCAGCTTCGTGAAATCCGGTCTGCTAGACCTTTCGATTTCACGCACCAGTTTTGACTGGGGTGTCAAAGTGCCGTGGGATGAATCCCACATCGTGTACGTCTGGGTGGATGCTCTGCTGAACTACCTCTCAGCACTGTCCACGATCGATGGCGGACAGGAACGCTTCTGGCCCGCGAACCACATCGTCGGTAAAGACATTCTGCGATTCCACGCGATCATCTGGCCGTCGCTGCTCATGGCCGCCGGTATCGAACCGCCAGAGCGGGTGTTTGCTACCGGATGGCTGCTGGTCGGTGGCGAGAAGATGTCGAAATCGAAACTGACCGGTATCGAGCCGGCCGAAATCACCAAAACCTTCGGCGCGGACGCATTCCGGTACTACTTCATGCGAGCGATTCGTTTCGGACACGACGGATCGTTCTCCTGGGAAGACATCCACGCGCGTTACCACGCTGAACTCGCGAACGGCCTGGGCAATCTTGCATCGCGCGTCATCGCCATGGTCAACAAGTACTTCGATGGTGAGATCCCTCAGGATGTGCCGACCCACGTCGATGATGAGGCGCTGCTGGCGATCGCGACCGACAGCATCCACACCGCCGAAACCGCGATTGACGAGTTCGCCATTGACCGGGCCATCGCGGCCACGTGGAAACTGGTCGACGCGCTCAACCTCTACATCACCGAGCAGGAGCCATGGCAGTTGGCCAAGGACGAAGCTAACCGCGAGCGGTTGGCTGCTGTGCTGGCGACGGCAATCCGCGGAATCGGTGCGCTTGCCGTGCTCATCAACCCGGTGATGCCGCAAACCGCACAGAAACTGTGGGCTGGTTTGGGTGCTACGGGCGAGCTGGACGCGGTCACGCCCGCGGGTGCGCTCGAATGGCAGTCCTCGGGTCGCATCGGCACGCTCGAGCCGCTATTCCCGCGCATCGAGCTTGAGCAGGAGTAGCACCGCAACGTTTGGGAGCTGAAGACGGCATGGCCGAACACACCGCTGACCACTCGCATCCCACCCGCCGTTCGGCAGTTGCCGAGAGCGGGCACCGACGCGACCTCAACTACCCGGAACTACCGGAACCGCTTGCGGCCCCGTGCTACGACAATCACACGCACCTCGAGATCGAGGACGGCGAGACCGGGCTGAGCATCGAAGAACATCTGCGCTATGCCCAGCAGGTGGGCATCGACGGCGCGATCACCGTAGGCGGCGATGTTGCATCCAGTCGCTGGCAGGTATGGGCTGCGAACCAGTCCGAACGCCTACTTGCGGCAGTGGCGATCCACCCTAATGAAGCACCGAACTACGCGCGTGCTGGCACATTGGCGCAGGCCATTACCACGATCGACGAATTAGCTGATGATCCTCGCGTCGCTGCTATCGGCGAAACCGGACTTGATTTCTTCCGCACTAGCGGTGAGGAAGCCCTAGCCGCTCAATTTGCATCCTTTGAAGCCCATATCGAAATCGCCAAACGTCGGAGACTGCCGATGCAGATTCACGATCGGGATGCACATGATGAGGTGGTTGAGACGCTGCGGCGGGTCGGTGCGCCTGAGGGCACGGTTTTTCACTGTTTTTCCGGAGATGAATCCCTCGCACGTATTGCTGCCGATGAGGGCTGGTACTGCTCGTTTGCGGGCACGGTGACGTTCAAGAATGCGCAGAACCTTCGGGATGCGCTGCGCGTAGTGCCGCTCGATCGTCTACTGGTGGAGACCGATGCGCCGTATCTCACCCCGGTGCCCTACCGTGGTCGCCCGAACGCTCCCTACCTGATCCCGCTCACGGTGCGGTTCATGGCCGACGAACTCGGCATGGAGGAACGAGCGTTGGCTGAGCAGATCGCGCACAACACCCTCGAACTGTACGGGCCGTTTGCCGCGGGCGAGCGAGCGAAGTGGTTGTCGCAGGTGGGACGTGGCTGAGGTGGAGCTGCTCGGGCCCGCGCAGGTGCGGTCGCTGGCAGAGACCTTAGACGTACAGCCGACGAAGAAACTCGGCCAGAACTTTGTGCACGATCACGGCACGGTTCGGCGCATCGTGAAACTGGCCGGGCTTAGTGCCGGGGACCATGTCGTCGAGGTTGGGCCGGGTCTAGGCTCGTTGACGCTTGCGCTGCTGGAAGCGGATGCGCGGGTCACCGCGATCGAGATTGACTCTCGGCTGGCCGCACAGCTACCGAGCACCGTTGCGCAGATGGCACCAGAGGTAAGCGCACACCTGCGGGTCATCGAGTCTGATGCCCTGAAAGTTGACACCATTGCCGGGGAACCGAACGCATTGGTCGCCAATCTGCCGTACAACGTCTCGGTGCCCGTGCTCCTGCACCTGCTGGCGCGTGTGCCGTCGCTGCGTCGTGGTGTGGTGATGGTACAACGCGAGGTGGGTGAGCGCTTAGCGGCGACCGCCGGCTCGAAGGTGTACGGAGCTCCCAGTGTTAAAGCGGCATGGTATGGCTCGTGGCGCACTGCCGGTCTGGTTGGCCGCTCGGTGTTTTGGCCGGTACCGAATGTGGATTCGGTGCTCGTCGCGTTTACTGCGCACGAAACGCTACCCGGTGATGCGCAGTTGCGCGAGCGCGTGTTTTCGCTGGTTGATGCTGCGTTCGGGCAGCGGCGAAAGATGCTGCGCCAGGCGATGGCCGGCTGTTTTGCAGACGCGCAGGCAGCGACAGCAGCGTTGGAAACAGCAAATATCGATCCGACCGCTCGCGGCGAAGTGCTCGCGCTCGACGATTTTGTGCGGCTAGCGCAGGTGCAGGTCAGCGGTATCGAGGATGCGCGCAGGCGCGGCTCAGTAGGGTGAGGTCATGTCCGCCGAATCCAGCGAATTGGGTGCAGTCGTGGCCACCGCCCCGGGGAAAGTGAATCTCTCGTTAGCGGTCGGCGCGCTCGGTGACGATGGCTATCATCCGTTGGCGACGACGTTTATGGCGCTGACACTGGTTGAACAGGTCGAGGCATGCCCGGCAGCAGAGATCACCCTCGAGTATCTGCCCGGTCCGATTGACACCACCGGGCTGCCGACGGACGAATCCAATCTCGCCATTCGTGCAGCCCGTGCGCTGGCAGAGTTCACCGGTACAACGCAGGGGGCTGCACTTCGAATCACCAAACATGTTCCTATCGCGGGCGGTATGGGTGGCGGTTCAGCGGATGCGGCAGCGACGCTCGTTGCCTGCGATCGGTTGTGGGGGACAAACCTCACCAATGAAGATCTGCTCGCGCTGGGAGCTGAGCTTGGCAGCGATGTGCCATTCGCGCTACTCGGGGGAGTAGCCGTGGGAACGGGGCGCGGGGATAGCCTTGCGCCCACGATGGCCAGCGGTGAGTTCGAGTGGGTGCTCCGCCTGAGCGATGAGGGTATGTCCACACCAGCCACCTATCGGGCACTTGATGAACATCGTGAGCGGCATCGGAAACACCTCGAGTTCGCGGAGGTGCCGGAGGTCTCGGAAGCGGTGGTCTTGGCATTGCGCGGCGGCGATGTACAGGCTCTGGCGGAAGCATTAGAAAACGACCTACAGGCACCCGCCCTGCACTTGCGTCCGGATCTTGCTGAGGTACTCGAGCTCGGCGAGACCGAGGGTGCATTGGCGGGTATCGTCTCGGGTTCTGGTCCGACACTCGCGTTCTTGGCTGAGGATGCGGCGGCGGCGGCAGCGCTTGAACGTACGCTGCAGAGACATGGACATCGGGTGATTCGCACCACCGGCCCCGCGCCCGGCGCTCGCGTCATCGAAGTTGAATAACGTCCTGCAACTGCTGGTAGGGCCGCATCCGCTTAGGGTTGGCCGCATCATCACTCCGCAGAGTGAAGTCGATGCATCGCGCGGCGGCCAAGTGGTTGTTATCCGATAAACGGTTTAG encodes:
- a CDS encoding phospholipid carrier-dependent glycosyltransferase, with product MPATTTSQTAPRVTAASSRSGSHRLMPPVGSWLDDLWQRWTATDRGRQRTEWVVVGFITLIAALVRFVRLGEPGRIIFDEVYYVLDGWTLANLGYESEWPENQVQLWESGQHDAYTGSPSYVVHPPLGKYLIGWGIQLFGPENVYAWRMAVAIFGTLAIPLCYLVGKRLFRSIPMAAIPAGFLALDGHAIVTSRVSILDIMVMFFALLGFYFILIDRDRQREQILAWARQWRINEHAKDPSVPLGSTPSPWRFTINRPQQRPTGPDWGPVLWNRPWLLAAAAALGCCIAVKWSGLYFLAFFCLFTIGVDAATRKQAGVNLWLSGAVLKQGPVSFILTVPIAAAIYLLSYAGWFITGKGYNGIVATGAWDGSGSFGEWLRLTREHFFSYQTQIYEFHSRLSAGHDYNSSPWEWPFLLRPTAFSYYDIEPGTSPDCPTYHCVEAVTSLSNPLIFWLGTISIMFLIMLMFVKPAWQYAAILVGYFAGYLPWLLTGRTSVYHFYVIAWLPFMLLASAYAIQTIAGKPTDDRRMRTRNINIVVGFMAAVVVVSAFFYPIWTGMRMPEWVFNLHHWLPGWK
- the rsmI gene encoding 16S rRNA (cytidine(1402)-2'-O)-methyltransferase; this translates as MLILAGTPIGNLADASQRLRETLENASTIACEDTRTTAKLLQLLQIDNRPRLIALHEHNEAEAASEIARIAAEDDVVLVSDAGMPAISDPGFRVVRACADTGVTVTSVPGPTAVITALAVSGLATDRFTFDGFVPRKHGERQQLIERLGHEERTTVLYESPHRIATTLSDFAAAWPDRAVVVCRELTKLHEEVVRGSCAELAQWASGGVRGEIVIVLAGAQPQQLDADTAVQQVLELVRAGTALKVAAGKIAQQTGMRKRELYEASLVARSASDAGPAAT
- the metG gene encoding methionine--tRNA ligase; translation: MASGESFYVTTPIFYVNDVPHIGHAYAQVAADVLARWHRQRGQDSWFLTGTDEHGQKIMRSAVANNMTPREWADKLVDGAWRPVLETLNLSNDDFIRTTEERHETFVADFLTKLNNDGYIYEDEFEALYCVGCEEFKPESEIIDGTGDYEGKQVCAIHSKPMELMRERNYFFKLSAFQDKLLQFYEENPKFVQPESARNEVISFVKSGLLDLSISRTSFDWGVKVPWDESHIVYVWVDALLNYLSALSTIDGGQERFWPANHIVGKDILRFHAIIWPSLLMAAGIEPPERVFATGWLLVGGEKMSKSKLTGIEPAEITKTFGADAFRYYFMRAIRFGHDGSFSWEDIHARYHAELANGLGNLASRVIAMVNKYFDGEIPQDVPTHVDDEALLAIATDSIHTAETAIDEFAIDRAIAATWKLVDALNLYITEQEPWQLAKDEANRERLAAVLATAIRGIGALAVLINPVMPQTAQKLWAGLGATGELDAVTPAGALEWQSSGRIGTLEPLFPRIELEQE
- a CDS encoding TatD family hydrolase, which gives rise to MAEHTADHSHPTRRSAVAESGHRRDLNYPELPEPLAAPCYDNHTHLEIEDGETGLSIEEHLRYAQQVGIDGAITVGGDVASSRWQVWAANQSERLLAAVAIHPNEAPNYARAGTLAQAITTIDELADDPRVAAIGETGLDFFRTSGEEALAAQFASFEAHIEIAKRRRLPMQIHDRDAHDEVVETLRRVGAPEGTVFHCFSGDESLARIAADEGWYCSFAGTVTFKNAQNLRDALRVVPLDRLLVETDAPYLTPVPYRGRPNAPYLIPLTVRFMADELGMEERALAEQIAHNTLELYGPFAAGERAKWLSQVGRG
- the rsmA gene encoding 16S rRNA (adenine(1518)-N(6)/adenine(1519)-N(6))-dimethyltransferase RsmA; this encodes MAEVELLGPAQVRSLAETLDVQPTKKLGQNFVHDHGTVRRIVKLAGLSAGDHVVEVGPGLGSLTLALLEADARVTAIEIDSRLAAQLPSTVAQMAPEVSAHLRVIESDALKVDTIAGEPNALVANLPYNVSVPVLLHLLARVPSLRRGVVMVQREVGERLAATAGSKVYGAPSVKAAWYGSWRTAGLVGRSVFWPVPNVDSVLVAFTAHETLPGDAQLRERVFSLVDAAFGQRRKMLRQAMAGCFADAQAATAALETANIDPTARGEVLALDDFVRLAQVQVSGIEDARRRGSVG
- a CDS encoding 4-(cytidine 5'-diphospho)-2-C-methyl-D-erythritol kinase: MSAESSELGAVVATAPGKVNLSLAVGALGDDGYHPLATTFMALTLVEQVEACPAAEITLEYLPGPIDTTGLPTDESNLAIRAARALAEFTGTTQGAALRITKHVPIAGGMGGGSADAAATLVACDRLWGTNLTNEDLLALGAELGSDVPFALLGGVAVGTGRGDSLAPTMASGEFEWVLRLSDEGMSTPATYRALDEHRERHRKHLEFAEVPEVSEAVVLALRGGDVQALAEALENDLQAPALHLRPDLAEVLELGETEGALAGIVSGSGPTLAFLAEDAAAAAALERTLQRHGHRVIRTTGPAPGARVIEVE